In a genomic window of Ptiloglossa arizonensis isolate GNS036 chromosome 12, iyPtiAriz1_principal, whole genome shotgun sequence:
- the Rpl37-1 gene encoding ribosomal protein L37-1, whose amino-acid sequence MTKGTSSFGKRRNKTHTLCRRCGRSSYHIQKSQCAQCGYPQKKMRSYNWSVKAKRRKTTGTGRMRYLKIVRRKFKNGFREGLPKPKAVPTK is encoded by the exons ACAAAGGGTACATCAAGTTTTGGTAAACGGCGAAATAAGACCCACACATTGTGCAGACGATGTGGTCGCAGCTCGTATCACATTCAGAAATCACAATGTGCACAATGTGGATATCCTCAAAAGAAAATGCGATCAT ATAACTGGTCTGTGAAAGCTAAAAGGAGGAAGACAACTGGTACTGGCCGTATGCGTTATTTGAAGATTGTTCGTCGTAAATTCAA GAATGGATTCAGGGAAGGGTTACCAAAACCAAAAGCTGTCCCAACTAAATAA
- the LOC143153458 gene encoding mpv17-like protein 2 isoform X1: MTVWRKLFGKYLLVTNTVSCGLMMAAADMIQQRSEHWKKNNNYLLGGSRVIAASLEDDQQEFSNAMTPNTETYMHDYIRTKNMTTVGLVQGPFHHWFYMLLDKVLPGRNALSVVKKTCLDQTIASPTCLGIFFVGLGVLEHRKIEEICEELKVKLYDTWKIDCCFWPPTQCVNFIFIPFRYRVLYTNFMTMIYDVFLSYMKYVSSIFNH, from the exons ATGACCGTTTGGCGAAAATTATTTG GCAAGTACCTTCTGGTCACAAACACAGTAAGCTGTGGTTTAATGATGGCAGCAGCAGACATGATTCAGCAACGTAGTGAGCACTGGaagaaaaacaataactacttgcTAGGGGGAAGCCGTGTAATAGCAGCATCTTTGGAGGATGATCAACAGGAGTTCAGCAATGCAATGACTCCTAACACAGAAACATACATGCACGATTACATACGGACTAAAAACATGACAACCGTGGGTTTGGTTCAAGGCCCTTTTCATCATTGGTTCTATATGCTTTTGGACAAAGTATTACCGGGTAGAaatgcgttatccgttgttAAAAAAACATGTCTTGATCAAACAATTGCGAGCCCTACTTGCTTGGGCATATTTTTCGTGGGTCTTGGAGTATTGGAGCATCGCAAAATCGAGGAGATCTGCGAGGAACTGAAAGTGAAATTATACGATACGTGGAAA atcgaTTGTTGTTTCTGGCCTCCAACACAGTGcgtgaatttcatttttatacccTTCCGTTACCGAGTgctgtatacaaattttatgaCAATGATCTACGACGTTTTCTTATCGTACATGAAATATGTAAGTTCTATCTTTAACCACTAG
- the LOC143153458 gene encoding mpv17-like protein 2 isoform X2: MTVWRKLFGKYLLVTNTVSCGLMMAAADMIQQRSEHWKKNNNYLLGGSRVIAASLEDDQQEFSNAMTPNTETYMHDYIRTKNMTTVGLVQGPFHHWFYMLLDKVLPGRNALSVVKKTCLDQTIASPTCLGIFFVGLGVLEHRKIEEICEELKVKLYDTWKIDCCFWPPTQCVNFIFIPFRYRVLYTNFMTMIYDVFLSYMKYDAEYL; encoded by the exons ATGACCGTTTGGCGAAAATTATTTG GCAAGTACCTTCTGGTCACAAACACAGTAAGCTGTGGTTTAATGATGGCAGCAGCAGACATGATTCAGCAACGTAGTGAGCACTGGaagaaaaacaataactacttgcTAGGGGGAAGCCGTGTAATAGCAGCATCTTTGGAGGATGATCAACAGGAGTTCAGCAATGCAATGACTCCTAACACAGAAACATACATGCACGATTACATACGGACTAAAAACATGACAACCGTGGGTTTGGTTCAAGGCCCTTTTCATCATTGGTTCTATATGCTTTTGGACAAAGTATTACCGGGTAGAaatgcgttatccgttgttAAAAAAACATGTCTTGATCAAACAATTGCGAGCCCTACTTGCTTGGGCATATTTTTCGTGGGTCTTGGAGTATTGGAGCATCGCAAAATCGAGGAGATCTGCGAGGAACTGAAAGTGAAATTATACGATACGTGGAAA atcgaTTGTTGTTTCTGGCCTCCAACACAGTGcgtgaatttcatttttatacccTTCCGTTACCGAGTgctgtatacaaattttatgaCAATGATCTACGACGTTTTCTTATCGTACATGAAATAT gaTGCAGAATACCTGTAA